From Triticum aestivum cultivar Chinese Spring chromosome 4A, IWGSC CS RefSeq v2.1, whole genome shotgun sequence, a single genomic window includes:
- the LOC123087564 gene encoding translation initiation factor IF-2 has translation MLPPPPPPPPPAVPPTSAAAAYASLAAIASSVEGLASFNEVLVEFLDEWREFHLDANSIAAALPPLADDDADPDPKPSPVGELGALLGHWNPVLPAAAAAAPPLADRVADESNPRLPDPVAERRQHSPVPQDPLHQRDESIPKPGPVIERREHSPLPAPQRLTSAPAVPAAAADPVPEPEPKPALPAEVGPVRAPKPAPKPGPGRERRASEQEAEMLGGICEQMGSRSLRGFVTTHLRDRAWLRRVGPAALRRAPDPAVLVIRAVSRSYICAESENAETACVLLLELYVRAGCPRRPEGEGEAEVRAEARVSALSWRSRIVREKGRVADASARDARGLILLMAAFGVPLEFPLQELYQLMLAGGCLTWVDVLRCSQPFMKKLRDVVADMLNRGSYREAIGVILAFDLQEAFPLDGVLSYIVDKVVRNRKEQESEVECDLAGSKKRDEEELLLWRSISKYVEERTPCFSEMSCPSLAERIKVLEERVGKPNQNLSE, from the exons atgctgccgccgccgccgccgccgcctcctcccgccgttCCTCCCACCAGCGCCGCCGCGGCCTATGCGTCTCTTGCCGCCATTGCGAGCTCCGTCGAGGGCCTCGCCTCCTTCAACGAGGTGCTCGTCGAGTTCCTCGACGAGTGGCGCGAATTCCACCTCGACGCcaactccatcgccgccgccctgcCCCCGCTCGCAGACGACGATGCCGACCCCGACCCCAAGCCCAGCCCCGTGGGAGAGCTCGGGGCCCTCCTCGGCCACTGGAACCCCGTCCtccccgcggccgccgccgccgcaccccccctcgCCGACCGCGTAGCGGACGAATCCAACCCTAGATTACCCGACCCCGTCGCCGAGCGCCGCCAGCACAGTCCCGTGCCTCAAGACCCCCTCCACCAGCGGGACGAATCCATCCCTAAACCCGGCCCGGTGATCGAGCGCCGCGAGcacagtcccctgcctgcgccccaGCGGCTCACCTCCGcccccgccgtccccgccgccgccgccgaccccgtcccCGAGCCCGAGCCGAAACCCGCCCTCCCGGCCGAGGTCGGGCCCGTTCGCGCGCCCAAGCCCGCACCCAAGCCCGGCCCCGGCCGCGAGCGCAGGGCCAGCGAGCAGGAGGCGGAGATGCTGGGGGGCATCTGCGAGCAGATGGGGTCGCGCTCGCTCCGCGGCTTCGTCACCACCCACCTGCGGGACCGCGCCTGGCTGCGCCGCGTGGGCCCGGCCGCGCTGCGCCGCGCCCCGGACCCCGCCGTGCTCGTCATCCGCGCCGTCAGCCGCAGCTACATCTGCGCCGAGAGCGAGAACGCCGAGACCGCCTGCGTGCTCCTCCTGGAGCTCTACGTGCGCGCGGGCTGCCCCCGCCGcccggagggggagggggaggccgagGTGCGGGCCGAGGCGCGCGTGTCCGCGCTCTCGTGGCGCAGCCGGATCGTGCGGGAGAAGGGCCGGGTCGCCGACGCCAGCGCCAGGGACGCCCGCGGCCTCATCCTCCTCATGGCCGCCTTCGGCGTGCCCCTCGAGTTCCCTCTGCAGGAGCTCTACCAGCTGATGCTTGCCGGCGGCTGCTTGACCTGGGTCGACGTGCTCAGATGCTCCCAGCCCTTCATGAAGAAGCTGCGTG ATGTTGTTGCTGATATGCTGAACAGGGGAAGTTATCGCGAAGCGATTGGTGTGATCCTTGCATTTGACCTGCAGGAGGCGTTCCCGCTCGATGGCGTACTGTCTTACATCGTTGACAAGGTTGTGCGCAATAGGAAGGAGCAAGAGAGCGAGGTGGAGTGTGATTTGGCGGGATCG AAAAAACGTGATGAAGAGGAGTTGCTTCTTTGGAGATCAATATCGAAATATGTGGAGGAGCGCACACCATGTTTTTCAGAAATGTCTTGTCCCAGTTTGGCTGAGAGGATTAAGGTGCTAGAAGAACGCGTTGGAAAGCCAAACCAAAACCTTTCTGAGTGA
- the LOC123087565 gene encoding DNA repair RAD52-like protein 2, chloroplastic, whose translation MEATAAASLARSLASSPLPRGSRRSRVRVVVAAARRRGPSGAVAAAAASTGNYVVPLDAAPSGITRPLVEILRDLNKRVPETIVLPASRRASASDPVIPWYHANRMLSFYAPGWCGEVRDVIYNDNGKVTVVYRVTIRGIDGEVHREAAGTASLSDARLDDPVAAAEEAAFCKACARFGFGLYLYHEDEAL comes from the exons ATggaagccaccgccgccgcctccctcgcgcggtcccTCGCCTCCTCGCCGCTCCCCCGCGGCTCCCGCCGTAGCCGCGTGCGCGTGGTCGTCGCGGCGGCCCGACGGAGGGGGCCGTCGGGCgcggtggccgcggcggcggcctccACGGGCAACTACGTGGTGCCGCTGGACGCCGCGCCGTCGGGGATCACGCGCCCGCTCGTCGAGATCCTGCGCGACCTCAACAAGCGCGTCCCGGAGACCATCGTGCTCCCCGCCTCCCGCCGCGCCTCCGCCTCCGACCCCGTCATCCCATG GTACCATGCCAACCGGATGCTCAGCTTCTACGCCCCCG GCTGGTGCGGAGAGGTCCGTGATGTTATTTACAACGACAATGGGAAGGTGACCGTGGTGTATCGCGTCACAATTCGAGGGATAGATGGGGAG GTTCATCGGGAGGCCGCTGGAACAGCATCACTGAGCGACGCACGGCTCGACGACCCCGTGGCGGCTGCAGAAGAGGCCGCGTTCTGCAAGGCCTGCGCAAGGTTCGGTTTTGGACTGTACCTGTACCATGAAGATGAGGCGCTGTGA